From the genome of Delphinus delphis chromosome 8, mDelDel1.2, whole genome shotgun sequence, one region includes:
- the LOC132429225 gene encoding B-lymphocyte antigen CD20-like has protein sequence MTTPRNSMSGAFPAGPIAMQPVQKLIPRRVPSVVGATQSFFMRESKALGAVQVMNGLFHIALGGLLLLHAEVYAPICVTLWYPLWGGIMYIISGSLLAAAEKNSMKSLVRGRIIMNSLSLFAAISGIIFLIMDIFNLTISHFFKMESLNLTKAPTPYINIHNCEPANPADKNSLAMQYCDSIRFLFLGIFAVMLLFAFLQKLVTAGTVENEWKKICSRPKANVVLLSAEEKKEQAIEIKEEVVEQIEISSQPKNEEDIEIIPVQEEEEEEGEGEGEGETEITFPEPPQDQEASPLENDSVP, from the exons ATGACGACGCCCAGAAATTCCATGAGTGGAGCTTTCCCGGCAGGCCCTATTGCCATGCAGCCTGTTCAGAAACTAATTCCCAGGAGGGTGCCTTCAGTGGTGGGCGCCACACAGAGCTTCTTCATGAGGGAATCTAAGGCTTTGGGG GCTGTCCAGGTTATGAATGGGCTCTTCCACATTGCCCTGGGCGGCCTCCTGTTGCTTCACGCGGAGGTCTATGCACCCATCTGTGTAACTTTGTGGTACCCTCTCTGGGGAGGCATTATG TATATCATTTCTGGATCACTCCTGGCAGCAGCGGAGAAAAACTCCATGAAGAGTTTG GTCAGAGGGAGAATAATAATGAACTCATTGAGCCTCTTTGCTGCTAtttctggaataatttttttGATCATGGACATATTTAATCTGACAATTTCccacttttttaaaatggagagtCTGAACCTCACTAAGGCTCCCACACCATACATTAACATACACAACTGTGAACCAGCTAACCCCGCTGACAAAAACTCTCTAGCTATGCAATATTGTGACAGCATACGGTTTTTGTTCTTG gGCATTTTTGCAGTGATGTTGCTCTTTGCCTTCCTCCAGAAACTTGTGACAGCTGGCACTGTTGAGAacgaatggaaaaaaatatgctcCAGACCCAAAGCT AACGTAGTTCTCCTgtcagcagaagaaaaaaaggaacaggcaattgaaataaaagaagaagtgGTTGAGCAGATTGAAATATCTTCCCAACCAAAGAATGAAGAGGACATTGAAATTATtccagtccaagaagaagaagaagaagaaggagaaggagaaggagaaggagaaacgGAAATAACGTTTCCAGAACCTCCCCAAGATCAGGAAGCCTCACCGTTAGAAAATGATAGTGTCCCTTAA